The proteins below come from a single uncultured Dethiosulfovibrio sp. genomic window:
- the lepA gene encoding translation elongation factor 4, with product MDPKRIRNFSIIAHIDHGKSTIADRMLEVTGTIDKRNMKEQVLDNLELERERGITIKSVPVRMDYTAPDGERYVLNLIDTPGHVDFGYEVSRSLAACEGALLVVDAAQGVEAQTLANAYKAIDLDLEIVPVLNKIDLPSARPDEIRKEIEDVVGLDASNAVLASAKNGIGIDEALAQLVALVPPPTGEAEGPLRALVFDSVYDNYRGIICYIRVVDGEIKAGDSVLFMATGRRYTVEEVGAFKPKLTPMESLGVGEVGYITASIKTLDEARVGDTLTLNDRPAKNPLPGYQMVKPVVYCGFYPVDREEYPQLRDALEKLKLNDASLEFEPENSTALGFGFRCGFLGLLHMDITRERLQREFDVQLVATAPNVVYRIVTKKGKEIEAHRPSDYPEVGDVDSVSEPYIRLTVYVPSDYVGKVMQLSQEKRGVFVSMDYLTPERARAVYDIPLAEFIVDYYDRLQSVSRGYASLDYEPVGFRESDLVKVDVLINHDPVDAFSFICHQDDAYHRGHSAVKKLKELIPRQMFEVPIQASVGKKVIVRSNVKALRKDVLAKCYGGDITRKRKLLEKQKKGKDKMKMIGKVSIPPDAFMSFLDMDEDKS from the coding sequence ATGGACCCTAAGAGAATAAGAAACTTTTCCATCATAGCCCACATCGACCACGGCAAGTCCACCATCGCCGATAGGATGCTGGAGGTCACTGGGACTATAGACAAGAGAAACATGAAGGAGCAGGTTCTGGACAATCTGGAGCTTGAGAGAGAGAGAGGTATCACCATAAAGTCGGTTCCCGTTAGGATGGATTACACCGCCCCCGACGGCGAACGGTACGTCCTTAACCTGATCGATACCCCTGGTCACGTGGACTTCGGCTACGAGGTGTCCCGCTCCCTGGCGGCCTGCGAAGGGGCCCTTTTGGTGGTCGACGCAGCCCAAGGTGTGGAGGCTCAGACGCTAGCCAACGCCTATAAGGCTATAGATCTGGACCTGGAGATAGTTCCGGTGCTTAACAAGATAGACCTGCCCTCCGCCAGGCCCGACGAGATCCGAAAGGAAATAGAGGACGTTGTGGGTCTGGACGCTTCAAACGCCGTCTTGGCCAGCGCAAAAAACGGCATAGGCATAGACGAGGCATTGGCCCAGTTGGTGGCCTTGGTTCCCCCTCCTACCGGAGAGGCGGAAGGACCTCTCAGGGCACTGGTGTTCGATTCGGTCTACGATAACTACCGAGGTATTATCTGCTATATAAGGGTCGTCGACGGCGAGATAAAGGCGGGGGACTCGGTCCTCTTTATGGCTACCGGCAGGCGGTATACCGTGGAGGAGGTCGGGGCCTTTAAGCCTAAGCTCACCCCTATGGAGTCCCTCGGGGTCGGCGAGGTGGGATACATCACCGCCAGCATAAAGACTCTCGACGAGGCTCGGGTAGGGGATACCCTCACTTTAAACGACAGACCGGCCAAGAACCCTCTCCCAGGATACCAGATGGTAAAACCGGTCGTCTACTGCGGTTTTTATCCTGTCGATAGGGAAGAGTACCCTCAGCTCAGGGACGCCCTTGAGAAGCTAAAGCTCAACGACGCATCTTTGGAGTTTGAACCTGAAAACTCCACCGCCTTAGGATTTGGGTTCCGCTGTGGTTTCCTAGGGCTTCTCCATATGGATATCACCAGGGAGAGGCTTCAGAGAGAGTTCGACGTCCAGTTGGTCGCCACCGCTCCTAACGTGGTCTACCGTATAGTGACCAAAAAAGGCAAGGAAATCGAGGCCCACCGTCCTTCCGACTATCCTGAGGTCGGGGACGTCGATAGTGTGTCTGAGCCCTATATAAGGCTGACGGTGTACGTTCCTTCCGATTACGTGGGCAAGGTAATGCAGCTCTCCCAGGAAAAGAGGGGGGTCTTTGTCTCCATGGACTACCTCACCCCCGAGAGGGCCAGGGCGGTCTACGATATCCCTCTGGCGGAGTTCATAGTGGACTACTACGACAGGCTTCAATCGGTCTCTCGGGGCTACGCCTCGCTGGATTATGAGCCAGTGGGATTCAGGGAGAGCGATCTGGTCAAGGTGGACGTTCTCATAAACCACGATCCTGTGGACGCCTTTTCCTTCATATGCCACCAGGACGACGCCTATCACCGAGGTCACAGCGCGGTCAAAAAGCTAAAAGAACTGATCCCCAGACAGATGTTCGAGGTTCCCATTCAGGCATCGGTGGGCAAGAAGGTCATAGTTAGGTCAAACGTCAAGGCCCTGAGAAAGGACGTTTTGGCCAAGTGTTACGGAGGGGACATCACCAGAAAGAGAAAGCTCCTGGAGAAGCAGAAGAAAGGCAAGGACAAGATGAAGATGATCGGTAAGGTCTCCATCCCTCCCGACGCCTTTATGTCTTTCCTCGATATGGATGAAGACAAGAGCTGA